In one window of Azoarcus olearius DNA:
- a CDS encoding methyl-accepting chemotaxis protein produces MRARSSYTNEIETVIPDGAFIYSRTDLKGRIEEANEAFAEISGYTREDMIGKPHNMVRHPDMPAEAFKDMWSDLVAGRPWRGLVKNRRSDGGYYWVVANASPVREGGRIVGYQSVRSRPTREEVAAAEAAYKRIREGDRSIKVYHGRVVANRPAWMNAAVSLRAQMNAVGVLAVLQALLMVVEGFTSIEVPGTLMALVAVPSLLYALYFLLIYAPHVQRDLGATAAWLESILSTGDLRHRFDLKRRDVIGALARRADKVVSSVQATLQGMTEVSVQVERAAGQVGSRVHDVRLSAQTQSEAASSAAASIEEVTVSIGEVAAHAASTREVAEETSRVSDEGARITRDASRNIQSLADRVGVSAEQLETLGKRSDEIGRITGVIREIADQTNLLALNAAIEAARAGEQGRGFAVVADEVRKLAERTGQATREIGEMIDTIRSETQQAVDTMRAGATQVGEGVERVGAAEESLNRINAEMAVTMERVTEISHASGEQQVALQDLARHIEQVASMTEQNVAVVADTEDMVHRLEAVVDRMRKAVGQYAV; encoded by the coding sequence ATGCGCGCCCGCAGTTCGTACACCAACGAAATCGAGACCGTCATCCCGGACGGCGCTTTCATCTACTCGCGTACCGACCTCAAGGGGCGCATCGAGGAGGCCAACGAGGCCTTTGCCGAGATCAGCGGCTATACGCGCGAGGACATGATCGGCAAGCCGCACAACATGGTCCGCCATCCCGACATGCCGGCGGAGGCCTTCAAGGACATGTGGTCCGACCTGGTGGCGGGCCGGCCGTGGCGGGGGCTGGTGAAGAACCGGCGCAGCGACGGCGGCTACTACTGGGTGGTGGCCAACGCCTCGCCGGTGCGCGAGGGCGGCCGGATCGTCGGTTACCAGTCGGTCCGGTCGCGCCCGACGCGCGAAGAGGTTGCCGCGGCCGAAGCCGCCTACAAGCGCATCCGCGAGGGCGACCGCTCGATCAAGGTCTATCACGGCCGCGTGGTCGCCAACCGGCCCGCGTGGATGAACGCAGCCGTGTCGCTGCGGGCCCAGATGAATGCGGTGGGCGTGCTCGCCGTGCTGCAGGCCCTGCTGATGGTCGTCGAAGGCTTCACCTCGATCGAGGTTCCGGGGACGCTGATGGCCTTGGTGGCGGTGCCCTCGCTGCTCTACGCGCTGTATTTCCTGCTGATCTACGCGCCGCACGTCCAGCGCGACCTCGGCGCCACCGCGGCCTGGCTGGAAAGCATCCTGAGCACCGGCGACCTGCGGCACCGCTTCGACCTCAAACGGCGCGACGTGATCGGTGCCCTCGCCCGCCGCGCCGACAAGGTGGTGTCCTCGGTGCAGGCCACACTGCAGGGCATGACGGAGGTGTCGGTGCAGGTCGAGCGCGCCGCCGGGCAGGTGGGTAGCCGGGTGCACGACGTGCGCCTGTCGGCGCAGACGCAGAGCGAAGCGGCCAGTTCGGCGGCGGCGTCGATCGAAGAGGTCACGGTGTCGATCGGCGAGGTTGCGGCGCATGCCGCCTCGACCCGCGAGGTGGCGGAAGAGACCAGCCGCGTGTCGGACGAAGGCGCGCGGATCACGCGCGACGCGAGCCGCAACATCCAGTCGCTGGCCGACCGCGTCGGGGTGTCGGCCGAGCAGCTCGAAACCCTGGGCAAGCGTTCGGACGAGATCGGCCGCATCACCGGCGTGATCCGCGAGATCGCCGACCAGACCAACCTGCTCGCGCTCAACGCCGCGATCGAGGCCGCGCGCGCCGGCGAGCAGGGGCGCGGCTTCGCGGTGGTGGCCGACGAGGTGCGCAAGCTCGCCGAACGCACCGGCCAGGCGACGCGTGAAATCGGCGAGATGATCGACACCATCCGCAGCGAAACGCAGCAGGCGGTCGACACCATGCGCGCGGGCGCCACCCAGGTGGGCGAAGGGGTGGAGCGCGTCGGCGCGGCGGAAGAATCGCTGAACCGCATCAATGCCGAGATGGCGGTCACGATGGAGCGCGTGACCGAAATCTCGCACGCCTCGGGGGAGCAACAGGTGGCGTTGCAGGACCTCGCCCGCCATATCGAGCAGGTCGCGTCGATGACCGAGCAGAACGTGGCCGTGGTGGCGGACACCGAGGACATGGTGCACCGGCTGGAAGCGGTGGTGGACCGCATGCGCAAGGCCGTGGGGCAGTACGCCGTGTAA
- a CDS encoding NapC/NirT family cytochrome c, giving the protein MTDTTKQGRWTWLRRIGWTALGTAFVAGIVFWGGFNWALEMTNKEQFCISCHEMKDNVYLEYRNTIHYQNRTGVRATCPDCHVPKEWGPKMIRKIKASNEVWHKLLGSIDTPEKFNAKRLQLAQNEWRRMKANNSQECRNCHNYEYFDYSVQGRRSNQMHQAGLSAGQTCIDCHKGIAHSLPPIEQEIGAARDSVAPEVFHPAPPKAAEQAH; this is encoded by the coding sequence ATGACCGACACCACCAAGCAGGGCCGTTGGACCTGGCTGCGCCGCATCGGCTGGACCGCGCTCGGCACCGCCTTCGTCGCCGGCATCGTGTTCTGGGGCGGCTTCAACTGGGCCCTGGAGATGACCAACAAGGAGCAGTTCTGCATCTCCTGCCACGAGATGAAGGACAACGTCTATCTGGAGTACCGCAACACCATCCACTACCAGAACCGCACCGGCGTGCGCGCCACCTGCCCGGACTGCCACGTGCCGAAGGAATGGGGGCCGAAGATGATCCGCAAGATCAAGGCTTCCAACGAGGTCTGGCACAAGCTGCTGGGCTCGATCGACACGCCGGAGAAGTTCAACGCCAAGCGCCTGCAGCTGGCGCAGAACGAATGGCGGCGGATGAAGGCCAACAACTCGCAGGAATGCCGCAACTGCCACAACTACGAGTATTTCGACTACTCGGTGCAGGGCCGGCGCTCCAACCAGATGCACCAGGCCGGGCTGTCGGCGGGGCAGACCTGCATCGACTGCCACAAGGGCATCGCCCACTCGCTGCCGCCGATCGAGCAGGAAATCGGCGCGGCGCGCGATTCGGTCGCACCCGAGGTGTTCCACCCGGCCCCGCCCAAGGCCGCCGAACAGGCACACTAG
- a CDS encoding nitrate reductase cytochrome c-type subunit, whose amino-acid sequence MKKPARQCVIALIAALGIGACLPSAVLAEGVRSIRGNEVSATEVAPGNFKPIPDRAPIPRDYVQQPPLIPHKIEGYEISKNFNRCMDCHAWSRYQETGATKVSLTHFKDRDGGELSNISPRRYFCVQCHVPQTDAPPLVSNGFQRADGLR is encoded by the coding sequence ATGAAAAAACCAGCCCGCCAATGCGTGATTGCGCTCATTGCCGCCCTCGGCATCGGCGCCTGCCTGCCTTCCGCCGTGCTGGCCGAAGGGGTGCGCAGCATCCGTGGCAACGAAGTCTCGGCGACCGAAGTGGCGCCCGGCAACTTCAAGCCCATCCCCGACCGCGCGCCGATTCCGCGCGACTACGTGCAGCAGCCGCCGCTGATCCCGCACAAGATCGAAGGCTACGAGATCAGCAAGAACTTCAACCGCTGCATGGACTGCCACGCCTGGAGCCGCTACCAGGAGACCGGCGCGACCAAGGTCAGCCTGACCCACTTCAAGGACCGCGACGGCGGCGAACTGTCGAACATCTCGCCGCGGCGCTACTTCTGCGTGCAGTGCCACGTGCCGCAGACCGATGCGCCGCCGCTGGTCAGCAACGGCTTCCAGCGTGCCGACGGCCTGCGCTGA
- the napH gene encoding quinol dehydrogenase ferredoxin subunit NapH → MNASARPPAGSAASRGNDVPQQPGGPSVPSAEDAVPATSVRGAARRGAVARPGAEAVAAKGWLRAHKWLLLRRLSQSGILALFLAGPWLGWWIVKGNLSSSLTLGVLPLTDPFVLAQSIAAGQWPYREALTGAGIVLAVYLLLGGRVFCSWVCPMNIVTDAAAWLRRRLGLKGGKVPAAATRYWLLGFVLVAAALTGSLAWEWVNPVSMLHRGLVFGFGLAWGIVGGVFLYDLLIAPRGWCGHLCPQGAFYGLLGRSAGVRVSAARRSACNDCMDCFAVCPEPQVIRPALKGVGQDHPLILAGDCTTCGRCVDVCAQHVFRITTRFNRSES, encoded by the coding sequence ATGAACGCGTCCGCACGCCCGCCCGCAGGGAGCGCGGCCTCCCGCGGAAACGATGTCCCGCAGCAGCCGGGCGGGCCGTCCGTGCCGTCGGCCGAGGACGCCGTGCCGGCGACCAGCGTGCGCGGCGCCGCCCGCCGTGGCGCGGTCGCGCGCCCCGGTGCCGAGGCGGTGGCGGCCAAGGGCTGGCTGCGCGCGCACAAGTGGCTGCTGCTGCGCCGTTTGAGCCAGTCCGGCATCCTCGCGCTGTTCCTCGCCGGGCCCTGGTTGGGGTGGTGGATCGTGAAGGGCAACCTCAGCTCCAGCCTCACGCTCGGCGTGCTGCCGCTCACCGATCCCTTCGTGCTGGCGCAATCCATCGCGGCCGGACAGTGGCCCTACCGCGAGGCGCTGACTGGCGCCGGCATCGTGCTCGCTGTCTACCTGCTGTTGGGCGGGCGCGTGTTCTGTTCGTGGGTGTGCCCGATGAACATCGTCACCGACGCCGCCGCGTGGCTGCGGCGCCGGCTCGGCCTCAAGGGCGGCAAGGTGCCGGCCGCGGCCACGCGCTACTGGCTGCTCGGCTTCGTGCTGGTGGCCGCCGCACTTACCGGTTCGCTGGCGTGGGAGTGGGTGAATCCGGTGTCGATGCTGCACCGCGGGCTGGTCTTCGGTTTCGGCCTCGCGTGGGGCATCGTCGGCGGTGTCTTCCTCTACGACCTGCTGATCGCGCCGCGCGGCTGGTGCGGCCACCTCTGCCCGCAGGGCGCTTTCTACGGCCTCCTCGGCCGCAGCGCCGGCGTCCGCGTGTCGGCCGCGCGGCGCAGCGCCTGCAACGACTGCATGGACTGCTTCGCGGTCTGCCCCGAACCCCAGGTCATCCGGCCGGCGCTGAAGGGCGTCGGTCAGGACCATCCGCTCATCCTCGCCGGCGACTGCACCACCTGTGGCCGCTGCGTGGATGTCTGCGCTCAGCACGTTTTCCGTATTACGACGCGATTCAACAGGAGCGAGTCATGA
- the napG gene encoding ferredoxin-type protein NapG, producing MSNDQSPRAGEAVSPPRRRFLKEAAGVAGGAGLLSLGVGLYAKQASALPATALRPPGALAEADFLAACVRCGLCVRDCPYDTLKLAELGAATATGTPYFEARKVPCEMCDDIPCVAACPTGALDRALTDIAQARMGLAVLIDHETCLNFLGLRCDVCYRVCPVIDKAITLEKVHNPRSDRHAMLLPTVHSDHCTGCGKCEKACVLPGEAAIKVLPAKLAQGSRAEHYLRGWEEKEAAGGSLIGEQVELPVRGMEDKAYGDTRLRPGETPATAPAAPAGGLDSGWKP from the coding sequence ATGAGCAACGACCAGTCCCCCCGTGCCGGAGAGGCGGTATCCCCGCCCCGCCGCCGCTTCCTCAAGGAAGCGGCCGGCGTGGCCGGTGGCGCCGGCCTGTTGTCGCTCGGCGTCGGCCTTTACGCCAAGCAGGCCTCGGCGCTGCCGGCCACCGCGCTGCGCCCGCCCGGCGCGCTCGCCGAAGCGGATTTCCTCGCCGCCTGCGTGCGCTGTGGCCTGTGCGTGCGCGACTGCCCCTACGACACGCTGAAGCTCGCCGAACTCGGCGCCGCCACCGCCACCGGCACGCCCTACTTCGAGGCGCGCAAGGTGCCGTGCGAGATGTGCGACGACATCCCCTGCGTGGCGGCCTGTCCCACCGGCGCGCTGGACCGCGCGCTGACCGACATCGCGCAGGCCCGCATGGGTCTCGCGGTGCTGATCGACCACGAGACCTGCCTCAACTTCCTCGGCCTGCGCTGCGACGTCTGCTACCGCGTGTGCCCGGTGATCGACAAGGCGATCACGCTGGAGAAGGTGCATAACCCCCGCTCCGACCGCCACGCCATGCTGCTGCCGACGGTGCATTCCGACCACTGCACCGGCTGCGGCAAGTGCGAGAAGGCCTGCGTGCTGCCGGGCGAGGCGGCGATCAAGGTGTTGCCGGCGAAGCTGGCGCAAGGCTCGCGCGCCGAGCACTACCTGCGCGGCTGGGAAGAAAAGGAGGCCGCCGGCGGCTCGCTGATCGGCGAGCAGGTGGAACTGCCGGTGCGCGGGATGGAAGACAAGGCCTACGGCGACACCCGGCTGCGCCCGGGTGAAACGCCCGCCACCGCGCCGGCGGCCCCGGCCGGCGGGCTCGATTCGGGGTGGAAGCCATGA